From Malaya genurostris strain Urasoe2022 chromosome 2, Malgen_1.1, whole genome shotgun sequence:
GTGACTGTTGTAGCTGCAGGAGTACACCGGTCAGATGAACCAAACAAGCAAGCTCAGCGTCAGCTCTTCCGACAACTTCATTCGAGAAATGCATCGAAGTATCCAAGCATACCGACGGCAACTAACAACCCTGACAAAGCGGCTGTATTGGAGAACTTCTTCACCACGCAAGTTGACCACTTCAATCTTCAAAACACAGAACGTTGGACGTTGCGATACTTTTCCGTGTCCGATTACTACAAGCCCGGAGGACCCATTCTTATTTTTCTAAGCGGGCATCGATCGCTTACTCCGGAGATGATCGACGAAACGACGCTTATCTACGAAATGGGACAGGAAATGAACGGGGCCGTGTTTGGTTTCGAAACTCGGTTCTACGGACATAGTCGGGTTACTGAGTATGATCAAGAATATTCACTTCCGATTCTTAAAACTCATCATTTCCTAATTATAGGGACCTGAGCACTGACAATCTTAGACTGTTGAACACCGATCAGGTACTGGCCGATTTGGCTGAATTCGTGACATATTTGAGAAATGAAGTCCTGGAGGATCCTACTGCTCGAGTTTTGGTTTCTGGTGCCGAGTATGGCGGTGGTTTAGCGGCGTGGTTCCGTATCCGGTATCCTCATCTAGGAAACGTAGCTTGGGCTTCAAGTGGATACATGAATGCTATCATGAATTTCGAGGCATTTTCGGAGGCTTGGGGAGAAACTTTGATTGAACATGGTAGTCAGAAGTGTTACAATGAAATATTTGTGGCATTCCATGTGATGCAAAATCTGATCGATTTGGGAAAAGCTGATGTGTTGTTCGAGAAGTTCAATATTTGTCACGATATCGATCCGGAAAATGAATTTCAGgttcaatattttttcttcattttgatggGATCAGTAGAACTGTTTACCATTGCTAACAAGGAGTAAGTCAGGCTTTTTATACTAGTTATTGAAACCGGTAAAAGAATTCTAACTAAAAGTACTTTTTTGCAGTCTTGCTGATTTCTCCAAAGTGTGTGATGAAATTACGGGTGCTGAGGCAGAAATCGCAGTGAATGCTTTTGCAAATTGGTTCAACAACAGATGGATCGCTGAAGAAGCCTGTATAGTTTCGGACCCGGATGTGGCTGTCGAAATTTTCCAAGACACAGACTGGGATTCTGAATACAACGCACTAGGCGCCCGTCAAGTGATGTACCAGGAATGCAGTGAATTTGGTTGGTTCTTCACCACGGATTCCCCCTTCCAGCCGTTTGGTGATCGTGTCAACATCGAATTCTTCATTGAAATGTGTCGCCGGATCTTCGGCGAATGGATTACTGCAGAAACGATCGCCAGTGGAGTAGATCGTGCGAACAATCGTTTCGGCGGTGTCACCCCTGGGTCTAGTCTGACTCTTTTCACCAACGGAGCAGCCGATCCTTGGCGAACGATCGGTATTACCCGTAACCTCACGGTGGATGCAACTGCAGTAGTGATTCCCAATCAACTGGGCAGTTCCGATCTTACGGCCACATCTGAAGACGATCCTCCAGAACTGCAGGAAGCCAAGCGTAATTTGAAGACCAAACTCGCCAGTTATCTGTTCCCGGTAGCACCTTGGGATAGCTCGTAGAGAACTGCGATACCATCGATGGGTATCCAGCTGAGTGTATTTTAAcgcaaaaaataaatgaatgatcTGTGTAATTATTGATATTAGTGTACTCTTCTAACAACTTCAAATCaacaaaatcatgatcagaaatttcattatcactccggagaaaatcagttcaaaagattttctacaaaaactcagtgactgaaaaaa
This genomic window contains:
- the LOC131430391 gene encoding thymus-specific serine protease-like, whose amino-acid sequence is MRTLGFIALLQVTVVAAGVHRSDEPNKQAQRQLFRQLHSRNASKYPSIPTATNNPDKAAVLENFFTTQVDHFNLQNTERWTLRYFSVSDYYKPGGPILIFLSGHRSLTPEMIDETTLIYEMGQEMNGAVFGFETRFYGHSRVTEDLSTDNLRLLNTDQVLADLAEFVTYLRNEVLEDPTARVLVSGAEYGGGLAAWFRIRYPHLGNVAWASSGYMNAIMNFEAFSEAWGETLIEHGSQKCYNEIFVAFHVMQNLIDLGKADVLFEKFNICHDIDPENEFQVQYFFFILMGSVELFTIANKDLADFSKVCDEITGAEAEIAVNAFANWFNNRWIAEEACIVSDPDVAVEIFQDTDWDSEYNALGARQVMYQECSEFGWFFTTDSPFQPFGDRVNIEFFIEMCRRIFGEWITAETIASGVDRANNRFGGVTPGSSLTLFTNGAADPWRTIGITRNLTVDATAVVIPNQLGSSDLTATSEDDPPELQEAKRNLKTKLASYLFPVAPWDSS